Proteins from one Pleuronectes platessa chromosome 16, fPlePla1.1, whole genome shotgun sequence genomic window:
- the LOC128457952 gene encoding hemoglobin subunit alpha-A, protein MSLSGKDKRVVKAIWEKMSSKSDEIGAEALGRMLVSYPQTKTYFSHWADLSPSAGPVRKHGATIMAAVGDAVGHMDDLTGFLSKYSELHAFKLRVDPANFKILAHNMMLVMAMYFPRDFTAEVHVSVDKFLQNLALALAEKYR, encoded by the exons ATGAGTCTCTCCGGGAAAGACAAGCGCGTGGTGAAGGCTATCTGGGAAAAAATGTCCTCGAAGTCTGATGAAATTGGAGCTGAGGCTCTTGGCAG GATGCTGGTTAGTTACCCGCAGACTAAGACCTACTTCTCACACTGGGCGGATCTGAGTCCTAGCGCCGGACCGGTGAGGAAGCATGGAGCCACCATCATGGCGGCTGTTGGAGATGCCGTCGGACACATGGATGATCTTACAGGATTCCTCTCCAAATACAGCGAACTGCACGCCTTCAAGCTCAGGGTGGACCCTGCCAACTTCAAG ATCCTGGCCCACAACATGATGCTGGTAATGGCCATGTACTTCCCCAGAGACTTCACTGCAGAGGTGCACGTCTCCGTTGACAAGTTCCTGCAGAATCTGGCTCTGGCTCTGGCCGAGAAATACCGTTAA
- the LOC128457953 gene encoding hemoglobin cathodic subunit beta has product MVKWTDQERSTVRAVWEQINIDEVGPEALARVLIVYPWTERYFGSLGELFTASAVLNNAKVAAHGRVVLRALDEAVKNMDNIEDTYAALSQLHYEKLHVDPDNFRLLADCITITVACKLRSAMGPQVQATWQKFLSAVVDALQSQYH; this is encoded by the exons ATGGTGAAGTGGACAGACCAGGAGCGCAGCACGGTCAGAGCTGTTTGGGAACAAATTAATATCGACGAGGTTGGACCAGAAGCTTTGGCAAG AGTTTTGATCGTGTACCCCTGGACAGAGCGTTATTTTGGTTCATTAGGAGAACTCTTCACCGCCTCTGCTGTTTTGAACAATGCCAAAGTGGCAGCGCACGGCCGAGTGGTGCTGAGGGCACTGGATGAAGCAGTGAAGAACATGGACAACATCGAAGACACATATGCTGCTCTGAGCCAGCTGCACTATGAAAAACTCCATGTGGATCCTGATAACTTCAGA CTCCTGGCAGACTGCATCACCATCACCGTCGCCTGCAAACTCAGGAGCGCCATGGGCCCTCAGGTCCAAGCCACCTGGCAGAAGTTTCTTTCTGCTGTAGTAGACGCACTGCAGAGTCAGTACCACTGA